A window of Nitratireductor kimnyeongensis genomic DNA:
GCTTCTTCGCTCGATCAGGCGGGACCGATTGCACGCGATGTGCGCGATGCGGCGATACTGCTGAAGTCCATGGCCTCCGTGGACGACAAGGACACCACCTCCGTCGACCTGCCGGTGCCGGACTACGAAGCAGCCATCGGCCAGTCGGTCAAAGGCTTGAAAATCGGAATCCCGCGCGAATACCGCATGGACGGCATGCCCAACGAGATCGAGGCTCTTTGGAAGAAAGGCATCGACTGGATGCGCGATGCCGGTGCGGAGATCGTGGATATCTCGCTGCCGCACACCAAATACGCTCTACCCGCCTATTATATCGTCGCGCCTGCCGAAGCTTCGTCCAACCTGGCGCGCTATGACGGCGTGCGCTACGGCTTGCGCGTGCCCGGCAAGGACATTGCCGATATGTATGAGCAGACCCGTGCGGCTGGTTTTGGTCGCGAGGTCAAGCGCCGCATTATGATCGGTACCTATGTGCTTTCGGCGGGCTATTACGATGCCTATTACCTGAAGGCGCAGAAGGTGCGCACGCTGATCAAGCGTGACTTTGAACAGGTCTTCGAAGATGGGGTCGATGCCATCCTGACGCCAGCCACACCATCGGTTGCATTCGGCATAGCCGATCAGGAAATGGCATCCGATCCGGTAAAGATGTATCTGAACGACATCTTCACTGTGACGGTCAACATGGCGGGTCTGCCGGGCATCGCCGTACCGGCAGGGCTCGATGAAAAAGGCCTGCCGCTCGGCCTGCAGCTTATCGGCAAGCCGTTTGACGAAGAAACACTGTTCCGCACCGCGCATGTCATCGAACAGGCTGCGGGGCGCTTTGCACCGAACAGGTGGTGGTAGTCTGCGTGGCGCGGATTTGACCTAAAACAGGGGCCGCGCCATGTTTCACCTCGTTTCCGCGATTGGCTGGCTGTTCCTTCAACCCCTCAGCCTTGTCGCTATCCTGATTGCGGTGTCTTTTCTGACCGCATTTTTGGGTAGGCACCGCTTGTCCATGGCGGCGAGCGGATTGTCCTTTATGGTTCTCTTTCTTTCAGCCTGGACAACGCTCGGCGCGCTTGTGCTCGGGCCACTGGAAGATCGTTTTCGCAAACCCCGGCCCATTCCGGACACGATCGATGGCATCATTGTTCTCGGGGGCGGGCTGGAAGGCTCCATCAATATGGCGCGGGGTGGCTATGAGCTGAACGCCAGTGGTGACCGCTTTGTGGAAACCGCAATTCTTGCGCGCCGGTTCCCGCAAGCCAAGATCTTGATCTCAGGGGGGCAGGGCGCTGTCTTTCTGGCTGGAGAGGGCGATGCGGATACCGCTCCGCGCCTCCTGGCCGCGCTTGGCGTGGCTGCGGGCCGACTTGTTCTGGAGAACCGTTCGCGCGACACGTTTGAAAACGCCCACTTTTCAAGAGAACTGGTGAAGCCGGCCGCAGGTGAGACATGGCTTCTCGTCACCTCCGCCTTCCACATGCCGCGCGCCGTGGGCGTCTTCCGGAAGGTCGGATTTCCAGTGACTCCCTGGCCGGTTGACTACAAAACGGCCGGCAACGAAACGCCGGGCCTAGCGGAAGACAATGCACTCGATTCCCTGCGTAACACGACCGTTGGAATACGCGAGTGGATCGGCCTCGTAGCCTATCGAATGGCTGGCAGAACGGATGCGCTTTTTCCCGGGCCAAAGCCTTCGTCGCGGTGAGTCGAGGCTCTTTCGGGGCGCGGGATGGTGCATTGCAGCAAAAATGTCCGCATTTCGCCACATCTGTTGAGAAATCCTTTATTGGCCCAAGTGCCTGATTATGCTGGAAAACCCTCGTTTTCTGGGATTTTAGAACAGTTCACAGGTCGTGATTTCGCCGTTTTTGGGCTTGCGGAAGCGTACGCGGAGGAGTATCTCCCGCCGTCACAGATCGGCGATCGGGATCATCCCGGTCGGAGATTGAACTAAAAAAACGGGATATGCATGGACGATAGCGTTGAGAGATCCTGCTGGGGTGTAACCGCCAAAGCAGTGATCGGGCTTGCGGGAATCATCTTTCTGGCATGGCTCTTGATTGGCGCCGAAACGGCAGCGGTCGTAGCAACGTCAAGCTGAACGACCAGCAAAACCGCAAGACATCGGTTCTTTAAAGTCGAAGGGCGCAGCGCAATCGCTGCGCCCTTTGCTTGTTTGGGTAAATCGCCTACATCATGCGATGTCGCGGTCGTGTCAGCGTGCCGCTTCTTTACTGTCGGGGGCTCGCACACTGCGAGAGTTCCTCGTCTGGACACATCCGGAGCCTTCGCCCATGTTCCTTTCCGTTTTCGACCTGTTCAAGATCGGTATCGGACCATCCAGTTCGCACACGATGGGCCCCATGACGGCAGCAGAACGCTTTCTGGCTGAGGTTGCCGGCGACGACTGGCCCCGCCCGACCGGGAGTGTCGTGCACCGGCTTGGTGTCAGCCTGCATGGCTCCCTTGCCTTTACCGGCGTGGGCCACGGTACGGACCGCGCCGTGATCCTCGGACTTGCAGGATACAATCCCTTGACCGTCGATCCTGATCGCATGGACGAACAGCTCGCCACGATTGCGGCCGAGAAGATGGTCCGGCCTGAAGGCCATCAGCCATACCAGTTCGATCCGCAAAACGACCTTGTGCTCGACAAGAAGGAGGCTCTGCCGGGTCATGCCAATGGTATGGCGTTCAACGCGTATGATGCGGATGGAAGGCTCCTGCTCAGGCGCATCTATTATTCCATCGGTGGCGGTTTTGTGGTTTCCGAGGAGGAACTGCAGACGCTGAAGAAGCAGTCCAGAAAGCCCGAGGCCGGCGATGTACCGTTCCCCTTTGCGAGCGCGCGCGAAATGCTTGCCATGGCGGCTGAAAGCGGATTATCGATCGCCGAGATGAAGCGGGCGAACGAAGAAGCGCACATGACCCGGGCAGAGCTTGATGCCGGTCTCGACCGAATCTGGGAGGCCATGGACGGATGCATAGAACGTGGCCTTTCGCAGGACGGCATCATGCCCGGCGGTCTGAACGTGCGCCGTCGCGCGCGGCACTTGCATGACAGGCTGGATGAAGACTGGCGTCAGAACCGCCCCAATCCTCTTGCAGCGAACGACTGGCTTTCCGTTTTCGCAATGGCCGTGAACGAGGAAAACGCCAGCGGCGGCCGCGTGGTGACCGCTCCGACCAATGGAGCGGCGGGCGTTGTGCCTGCGGTCATGCGTTACTGGCAGAAATTTCATGTCGACGCTGATGCTGCCGGCATCCGCGATTTCCTTCTGACGGCCGCCGCGATCGGTGGCATCGTCAAGCACAATGCCTCCATATCCGGAGCTGAGGTCGGCTGCCAGGGCGAAGTGGGGTCGGCGTCCGCCATGGCGGCAGCTGGTTTTGCCGCCGTCTTAGGCGGCACGCCCGAACAGGTGGAGAACGCAGCCGAAATAGCACTCGAACACCATTTGGGCATGACCTGCGATCCGGTAGCAGGGCTTGTGCAGGTGCCGTGCATCGAGCGCAATGCTTTGGGCTCGGTCAAGGCCGTAACGGCAGCGTCGCTCGCGGTAAAAGGCGACGGCAAGCATTTCGTTTCACTTGATGCCGCGGTCGAAACGATGCGGCAGACCGGCATGGACATGAACGAGCGCTACAAGGAAACAAGCCTCGGAGGTCTTGCGGTCAACGTTGTGGAATGCTGAGTTCCGCTCAACGCTGTGGAGAGCCGGCTATCCCGCTTGACCTTGACCGGGCAGCGCCCGACATTTGAACGATGGCACTCAACCTCATCAAATTGTGCGTCGGCTGCGAAAGCGTCGAGCAATTGCAGGATTGGATCGCGCTTCGTCTGCGGGAAAAACAGGCGCGCGGCGAGCCGGCTGAGCAGTTTCACACGACGCGCATGGTGCCAAAGCGCGTGGAAGAGCTGACCCAAGGTGGCTCTCTCTTTTGGGTCATCAAAGGCACGGTTCAATGCCGTCAAAGACTGTTGGACATCCGTCCGTTCCGTGATTCTGAGGGTGTGTCGCGCTGTCATCTGGTGCTGGAGCCCAGATTGGTGCGCACGCAGTTTCAGCCGCGCCGAGCCTTTCAGGGGTGGCGATATCTCGAGGCAAAGGACGCGCCACAAGATCTTGGCAGCGCCGGAGACGACGCGGAAATGCCTTTGGAACTGCGCCGTGAACTCACAGAACTCGGCTTGCTGTAGCGCCTCATCTGGCGCAGGCTTGTGGTGAGCCTTGCAACCAGTCGGTGGACGCCCATCTTTCTCATTATGAGTGACAAGAAAACACCCGCGCCTCGCCGCGCAGAGACAAAGCCCTCCGAAACCCGGTCACCATCGGGAGCCATTGACGCGTTCGTGCGGCAAGCGCGTGCACTGGCTCCAATGCGCGGCACCGGCAGCGGCCGGCTTATCCTCGCGCTGGACGCAACGATGAGCCGACAGCCCACCTGGGATCTTGCCTGCAAACTTCAAGCCGAGATGTTCGATGCCGTGGACAAGGCCGGTTCGCTGAACGTTCAACTCGTCTATTTCAGAGGTTTCGGCGAGAGCCGCGCCTCGCGCTTCGTGCGGGATACCGAAGCGCTGCAGACACTCATGACCAAGATTGACTGTCGTGGCGGCCACACACAGATCAGCAAGGTGCTGGCGCACGCTTTGAAGGAAACGTCTCGCGAGAAGGTGAACGCGCTTGTCTATATCGGCGACGCGATGGAAGAGAGCGTCGACGATCTGTCAGACAAGGCCGGGCGCCTTGGTTTGAGTGGCGTTCCGGTTTTCGTTTTTCAGGAAGGACATGATCCGATTGCTGAACGGGCTTTTCGCGAGATCGCCCGTCTGTCGAAAGGAGCCTGGTTTCGTTTTGATTCGCGGTCCGCGGCCGAACTGGGGAAGCTACTCTCCGCCGTCGCGGTTTATGCGACCGGCGGGTTTAAGGCACTGAGCGATCGGAACAGGCCCGAAGATCGCAGGATGCTCGAACATCTTCACGGCGACAGAGACCGATGAGCTTCCCGTTCTTCTTCTTCGCGCTTTTGCTGCTGCTCGTTCTGGGCGCTTTCGGCTTCATGAATGCAAACCCCAAGCGGGTGGCCAACACCTTGCGGATCGCCGGGCCGGGCTTGCTGGCGCTCGCCGGTGTGGTGATGCTGTTTGCAGGCAGGGCAGGGATCGGCGGGATGTTGATTTCAGCCGCGGTCGCCTGGTTCGGTTCAGCGCGACTGAGAATGGGGCGCGTAAAAAAGCCGGGGCAAAGCTCTACGGTGCGCTCGGCGGCGCTCGAAATGGAGCTCGATCACGATAGTGGGACACTGTCTGGAGAGGTTCTTGCAGGCCGGCACGAAGGGCGCCGGCTCGCAGATATGACGCTGGAGGAACTGCTTTCGCTCTACAAGGAGCTTGAAGGCGATGAAGAGAGCTTACGGCTTCTGGAAACCTATCTTGACAGCGAATTCCCCACCTGGCGCGATGGCGCGCAGCCGAATGGCGACGGGGGGGAGGGAGTTGCGTCGGGCTCGGGCCCCATGACCGAGGAGGAGGCCTATGAGGTCCTTGGTCTTGAAAGAGGTGCGTCCGTTGCGCAGATCAGAGAGGCTCACCGCCGCCTGATGCAGCGCCTGCATCCCGACATGGGAGGTACCTCGTCTCTTGCTGCCCGTGTCAACGAGGCTCGCGACGTTTTGCTTTCCGCTCATGAGTGAGTTCCCGGCACGCGCTACACTATCCTGACTCATCATAAACTCCGGTCTTACTGCTGTACGGCGTAGCAGGAGATGCTCTTCTTCTTGAGGGACGCACAGGCGCCCCAAGCATCGGATTTGCTCGCGAACCCGACGAAACGGGCACGGTGGTAGGTAACGCCACCTTTCTCGAAGGTCTCGGTAATCGGTACGGCGCTTGCCAGAACGGTGCCTGCCTTTTTCTCAGTTTCGGCGAGGAACATCAGCGCTTCGTCTTCGCTGGGCATGGAGGCTACCTGAATGACCCAGCCACCGATGGAACTGGCGCCCTGTGCTTCTGGCTCCGTGGAAGCCGTGGGCATGGGATCGACGGCAGCGACCGGGGCGGTTGGACGTGGTACGGATGCCGTGACGATAGCAGCTGCCTTGACTGGTTGCTCCGGTGCATAAGCGGTGAGCGTATCCACTTCGGGGCGTTCGGTGGGCAAGGGAACCTGTTTGCCCGGGATCATTGCAGCAAGCGCGGTGCGCGCGCCACCGGGAGCCTTGGCGATCAACATGCGATCCCGTCCGGTCGACCCCTTATTCAGATAGCGAGAGATCAGATCTGCCATGTGTGCATCGCGGCTGCGTGACGTACGCCCCCCCATGACCACGGCGACGATGCTGCGGCCATTGGCCTGCACCGAACTGGCAAGGTTGAAGCCGGATGCGCGCGTATAGCCGGTCTTGATACCATCGACACCCTTGACCCGACCAAGCAGGCGATTGTGATTGCCGTAGCGACGCTTTTTGTAGGTGAAGGACGTGGTCTGGAAATAGCTGTAATATTGCGGGTAGTGCTCGCGCAGGGCGATGCTGAGCTTGGCCATGTCCCGCGCGGTTGTCTTCTGCTCGCTGTTGGGCAGACCATGCGCATTCTTGAAGGTGGTTCGCGACATGCCGAGTTGGCGTGCCTTCGCGGTCATCATGGAAGCGAACTTGGATTCCGAACCGCCGAGAAACTCAGCCACTGCGGTGGCGGCATCGTTCGCCGAGCGGGTAACCAGCGCTCGAATGGCCTGGTCTACCGTCAGGCTGTCACCAGGGCGCAAGGCAATGTTGGTCGGGGGCTCTGCAGCCGCGTTCCGCGACACGGGAATGCGTGTCTCCTTGCTGATGCGACCCGTCGAAAGGGCCTCGAAGATCATGTAAGCAGTCATCATCTTGGTCAGCGACGCGGGATAGCGCGGAGCATCTGCGCTTGATTCATAGAGAACCTTGCCGGTCTTCGCATCCATGACGATGCCTGCATATTTGGCGTTTGCAGAAGCCTCTTCTGCCGCGCCCAACATAACGATACCGGAAATGAAAAGTGCAGTGAGAATCCTGCTTGATAGCCGCACAAGATTCGCTCTACCCAACAACGCCTGACGCACGATTACACCCATTTGCATCTGGTTTCAGGCCGCGAGGCATCCCCACT
This region includes:
- a CDS encoding L-serine ammonia-lyase, whose protein sequence is MFLSVFDLFKIGIGPSSSHTMGPMTAAERFLAEVAGDDWPRPTGSVVHRLGVSLHGSLAFTGVGHGTDRAVILGLAGYNPLTVDPDRMDEQLATIAAEKMVRPEGHQPYQFDPQNDLVLDKKEALPGHANGMAFNAYDADGRLLLRRIYYSIGGGFVVSEEELQTLKKQSRKPEAGDVPFPFASAREMLAMAAESGLSIAEMKRANEEAHMTRAELDAGLDRIWEAMDGCIERGLSQDGIMPGGLNVRRRARHLHDRLDEDWRQNRPNPLAANDWLSVFAMAVNEENASGGRVVTAPTNGAAGVVPAVMRYWQKFHVDADAAGIRDFLLTAAAIGGIVKHNASISGAEVGCQGEVGSASAMAAAGFAAVLGGTPEQVENAAEIALEHHLGMTCDPVAGLVQVPCIERNALGSVKAVTAASLAVKGDGKHFVSLDAAVETMRQTGMDMNERYKETSLGGLAVNVVEC
- a CDS encoding VWA domain-containing protein, which produces MSDKKTPAPRRAETKPSETRSPSGAIDAFVRQARALAPMRGTGSGRLILALDATMSRQPTWDLACKLQAEMFDAVDKAGSLNVQLVYFRGFGESRASRFVRDTEALQTLMTKIDCRGGHTQISKVLAHALKETSREKVNALVYIGDAMEESVDDLSDKAGRLGLSGVPVFVFQEGHDPIAERAFREIARLSKGAWFRFDSRSAAELGKLLSAVAVYATGGFKALSDRNRPEDRRMLEHLHGDRDR
- a CDS encoding YdcF family protein; translation: MFHLVSAIGWLFLQPLSLVAILIAVSFLTAFLGRHRLSMAASGLSFMVLFLSAWTTLGALVLGPLEDRFRKPRPIPDTIDGIIVLGGGLEGSINMARGGYELNASGDRFVETAILARRFPQAKILISGGQGAVFLAGEGDADTAPRLLAALGVAAGRLVLENRSRDTFENAHFSRELVKPAAGETWLLVTSAFHMPRAVGVFRKVGFPVTPWPVDYKTAGNETPGLAEDNALDSLRNTTVGIREWIGLVAYRMAGRTDALFPGPKPSSR
- a CDS encoding DUF1489 family protein, whose product is MALNLIKLCVGCESVEQLQDWIALRLREKQARGEPAEQFHTTRMVPKRVEELTQGGSLFWVIKGTVQCRQRLLDIRPFRDSEGVSRCHLVLEPRLVRTQFQPRRAFQGWRYLEAKDAPQDLGSAGDDAEMPLELRRELTELGLL
- a CDS encoding D-alanyl-D-alanine carboxypeptidase family protein; amino-acid sequence: MGVIVRQALLGRANLVRLSSRILTALFISGIVMLGAAEEASANAKYAGIVMDAKTGKVLYESSADAPRYPASLTKMMTAYMIFEALSTGRISKETRIPVSRNAAAEPPTNIALRPGDSLTVDQAIRALVTRSANDAATAVAEFLGGSESKFASMMTAKARQLGMSRTTFKNAHGLPNSEQKTTARDMAKLSIALREHYPQYYSYFQTTSFTYKKRRYGNHNRLLGRVKGVDGIKTGYTRASGFNLASSVQANGRSIVAVVMGGRTSRSRDAHMADLISRYLNKGSTGRDRMLIAKAPGGARTALAAMIPGKQVPLPTERPEVDTLTAYAPEQPVKAAAIVTASVPRPTAPVAAVDPMPTASTEPEAQGASSIGGWVIQVASMPSEDEALMFLAETEKKAGTVLASAVPITETFEKGGVTYHRARFVGFASKSDAWGACASLKKKSISCYAVQQ
- a CDS encoding DnaJ domain-containing protein, which codes for MSFPFFFFALLLLLVLGAFGFMNANPKRVANTLRIAGPGLLALAGVVMLFAGRAGIGGMLISAAVAWFGSARLRMGRVKKPGQSSTVRSAALEMELDHDSGTLSGEVLAGRHEGRRLADMTLEELLSLYKELEGDEESLRLLETYLDSEFPTWRDGAQPNGDGGEGVASGSGPMTEEEAYEVLGLERGASVAQIREAHRRLMQRLHPDMGGTSSLAARVNEARDVLLSAHE
- the gatA gene encoding Asp-tRNA(Asn)/Glu-tRNA(Gln) amidotransferase subunit GatA, whose protein sequence is MTELTKLTIAEAREKLASKAFTATELTEAYLSAIDTANEKLNAYVAVTHEKARAMAKASDAKIAKGEAGALEGIPLGIKDLFATQDVHTQAASHILDGFKPKYESTVTANLWSDGAVMLGKLNMDEFAMGSSNETSYYGPVINPWRAEGSSADLVPGGSSGGSAAAVAAFLCAGATATDTGGSIRQPAAFTGTVGIKPTYGRCSRWGTVAFASSLDQAGPIARDVRDAAILLKSMASVDDKDTTSVDLPVPDYEAAIGQSVKGLKIGIPREYRMDGMPNEIEALWKKGIDWMRDAGAEIVDISLPHTKYALPAYYIVAPAEASSNLARYDGVRYGLRVPGKDIADMYEQTRAAGFGREVKRRIMIGTYVLSAGYYDAYYLKAQKVRTLIKRDFEQVFEDGVDAILTPATPSVAFGIADQEMASDPVKMYLNDIFTVTVNMAGLPGIAVPAGLDEKGLPLGLQLIGKPFDEETLFRTAHVIEQAAGRFAPNRWW